AAAATTTTGGCAAAAGCCACCAGGTTGGCGCTGCCGGTTTCATCTTCGATGGTAATAAAACAGATGCCGCTGGCCGTTCCCGGCCGTTGGCGTACCAATACCAGTCCGGCCACACGCAAAGGCGTTCCGTCCGGCCACTGGTCCAGCTCCCTGATGGACAGTACATTTTGTTTGAACAACTGCCGGCGTACAAAACTTACCGGGTGGGCTTTGAGGGATAAAGCCATGGCCGCGTAATCCTGTACCACATGTTCGGAAGGAGTCATCAATGGCAACCGCACCGGCGCTTCACTGGCGCTTTCCGAAGGCTGGCCTTCAAAGAGCGCATGCGGACGGTCTGCCAAAGCAGACACCTCCCATAAGGCCCTGCGACGGTCCATTTTCATGGAACGGAAAGCATCAGCGTCTGCGAGCCGCTCCAGCGTGCTTAAAGTCACGCCGGCATCCATGATGGAATGTATATTTACATAAGGCGCTGTCCGCGCTGCTATCAACCGTTCCATCTCTCCCTGGCCGAGTCCCTTTACCTGCCGGAATCCCAGTCTCAGCGCATGATACTCCCCTGCCTTTTCTTCCAGTGTATTATCCCAATATGAATGGTTCACATCTACCGGACGCACGACAACCTTATGGTTACGGGCATCCGTCACTATTTGTGCCGGTGCATAGAAGCCCATCGGCTGGCTGTTCAACAGGGCACAGGCGAATACATCCGGGAAATAACATTTGATCCAGCAGGAAACATATACCAGCAAAGCAAAACTGGCAGCATGACTTTCAGGGAAACCATAAGAACCGAAGCCTTCCAGTTGTTTGAATATACGTTCGGCGAATTCCTGCTGGTAGCCTTTTTTCACCATGCCGCTGACCAGCTTCTCCCGCCATTTTGCAATTTGTCCGTGTGCCTTGAAAGTGGCCATGCTGCGGCGAAGGCCGTCTGCTTCCGCAGCCGTGAAATTTGCGGCCACCATGGCTATTTCCATAGCTTGCTCCTGAAACAGAGGCACACCTTTGGTCCGGCTGAGAATTGCCTTCAATTCTTCAGAAGGATAGTCTTCCGGTTCTTCACCGTTTCGCCTGCGCAGATAAGGATGTACCATGTCGCCCTGAATAGGCCCGGGCCTTACAATAGCTACTTCAATTACCAGGTCATAAAATTTACGGGGCTTCAATCTCGGTAACATCGACATCTGCGCACGGCTCTCAATCTGAAAAACGCCAATGGTATCAGCGCGACAAATCATGTCGTACACCTTTTTTTTCTGTGGAATATTGGCCAAAGTACAATGATACCCATAATGCTGTTTGATTAAGTCAAACGCTTTGCGGATACAGGTCAGCATGCCCAGTGCCAGCACATCCACTTTCAGGAAGCCCAGCGCTTCAATATCATCCTTGTTCCATTCAATATTGGTGCGGCCTTCCATCCTGGCGTTGAGGATAGGGCAAAGATCAGACAGCTGATGCTGCGTGATCACAAATCCGCCTGTATGTTGCCCCAGCTGCCGCGGGAAACCAATATACTGCTCTGTCAGTTCCAGCACTTTCATCAGCACCGGGTCTTTCGCTTTAAACCCTTCGCTGGTGGCCGTATTGCCTTCCATCCATTCCTCCGTGAATTCATAGCCCGATTTGGCCAGATGGTCCACCGCGTCCATAGACAAGCCCATGGCCTTTCCCACGTCACGCACGGCGCCTTTCCAGTGTACCTGTGTAACGGTGGCCACAATGCCTGCCCTGTCGCGCCCGTATTTGGCGTAGACATATTGAATCACTTCTTCGCGACGCTCATGCTCAAAGTCCACATCTATGTCCGGTGCTTCATCTCTGGCATCTGACATAAAGCGGGCAAACAACAGGTTGACCGTCTGAGGGTTAATAGAAGTAATACCGAGGCAGTAACACACCACTGAGTTGGCCGCAGATCCGCGCCCCTGGCATAAAATATCCTGACTTCTCGCGAAGCGCACCAGGTCATATACTGTCAGAAAATACGCCGCATAGTTTTTCCGGGCCATAAAAGAAAGCTCTTCCCGGATCGTGTGCTCCACCTTCTGCGGAACACCATCCGGGAACCGTTCTGTTGCGCCCTGCCAGGTCAGCATCTCCAGCTCTTCCTGTGGCGTCCGGCCTTCTGTGGTTATTTCTTCCGGGTAAACATATTCAAGGCTGTCCAGCGAAAACCGGCAGGCAGTCGCTATTTCCTGCGCACAGGCCAATGCCTGCGGATAACGGCGGAACAAACGCCGCATCTCCGCGATCGGTTTCAGGTAACGCTCCGCATTCTGGTACAGCCGAAACCCTGCATTATGAATGGTGCATTTTTCCCGGACGCAGGTCACAACGTCCTGCAACTCCCGTCGTTCCGGCGCGTGGTAGTACACGTCGTTTGTGGCCACCATCGAGATATGCAGCTCTTCACAGTACTGTGCGATACGGTACAGTTTCTTACCATCATCTCCCCGATAAGACCAGCATGCCGCCATGTACAATTCCGATTTGAAATGCTGCCGGTATTCCCTGGCGGCCCTTTTAAAATCAACATCAAAATCAAATTCGCCATTTAATACAGGGGGCGGTATCATCACGAATTTGATACCTTCCGCATATTGGTAGACATCTTTTTTATAAAGCTCACATTTGCCTTTCTCCGTACGAAGGTTACCGGTAGATAACAGGGCTGACAAACGGCCATAGGCGGCCCTGTCAGTCGGATAAGCCAATAAGGGCGGACCGTCCTGCAAGTCCAGCCGGCAGGCAGGAATGATCCGTATATTTTTTCCTCTTGCCGCTGCATGTGCCCGCACAATACCAGCCAGCGTATTATGATCGGTAATAGCGATGGCCGTATAACCCAGGCTGGCGGCCTGTTCCACCAGCTCTTCCGGATGAGAGGCCCCCCGCAAAAAACTAAAGTTCGTTGTGATTTGTAATTCCGTATATCCCATACCGTTACTGTTCACGCAAAGTATCCGTGTATAAACCATTCCGGCTTATGTTCCCCATAATGCCCGGAGCGAAACAACCAATACCTGCCTCCTTCTTCATCTTCCACCTGGTAATAATCCCTTTGTAATCCTTTTTCAATCCACCATTCGCGTTCTATCCTTTCCGGCCCGTCGGCCTTTACCACTTTATGGATTTTACCTTTATGGATAAAAAGCATCGGCGGATAGTCCGGGATTGGTGCAGACACTTCGATGCGCACTGGTGCGCCCAGCAGGCTTACCGGCCGTACCAGATGTTCCGGCCATGCCACTGTTGCCGCCTCCTGCACATCGTTTGTTTGCCTGATGGAACGTTCCGGCCAGTGGTGTTCTTCCGGCAGGTAACGGTGAATGGCAGCAGTGCCGATACGGCTCTCCAGCCGGTCCAGCAGTTTGGTCACCGCATCTTTTTTGCCGCAGGTGTCCAGGTCCCACAGCCGTTCCTGTTGCGTTGTCAAACCCTCCACCACCGGCGCTTCCATGACAAACAGCTCAATGCCCAGGTTCGGCTCGATCGTATCTATTTTTAATTCAAACAACCGGAACAGGTGTTCCAGGTTGCGCACGGGGCTGTTGGTGCCGATCTCCACCTGTTGCAGCCCGCCATCTGTGCGGTAACACAGAAGCCTTGCCTTACGCAGCCCTTTTTCTTCCTGCTGCAACCGTTGACAAATTGCTTCCAGCAGTTTCCGGATGGCGACTTCAATTCCCGGGGCGGTACGTATCGGGTCGAAGCAGGGAAGCCGCTCCACATAAGGATCGGGAGGCTGTACCGGCACCAGTGGTTCCGGTATGGTGCCCAGTACTTTGCCGAGGCGTTCCAGTACCGGTACACCGAAGCGCCGCCGCAATACGGCCGGGGGCATGTCCATAAACAGCCCGATCTGTGTAAGTCCTAATTTCCGCAGGCGGTCTGTTATAGCCTGTTCCAGCCGCAGCGCTTCCGGCGGCAGGTCCCGCATTACAGCGGCCTGGCCACCCGGCGCAATCACCGGATGTGTAGTGCCATAGCGGGCCACCGCCCAGGCCGCCGCCATGGTGTCTGCAATGGCCGCACGCACATGATAGCCGCCGGCCTGCAGCCTGGTGACGATATTTTCAAAGTAGGCATCCTCTCCTCCCCACAAATGCGTACAGCCACTGATGTCCAGTACAAGGCCGTCAGGCCCGTCTATCCCCGTGACGGGCGTAAAACGGTAACACCAGATGGCCAGGGATACGAGCAGTTTATCCTGGGAAGGATCTTCATCATAATATAACAGGTCCGGATATACGGCCCTGGCATCTGCCAGCACTGTTCCCGGCAGAATGCCCAGCTGGCCGGCCTCCCGGCTGACAGACCGGATAACGGTCCTGCCCCGCTCCGGCGCCACCAATACAAAAGGCTGCTGCCGGAGCCCCGGATAACGCAGCGCCAGCCGGTCGGCCGCCAGATGACGAAACCAGACTGCCATGTAACGCTTCATACGATTAACCAGCTTTGATATAAATATTTTGTTCTTCCATGCTTTCTGTACCTCCCGGCTGAAACTGTTGCCCGTCCCACATTATCTGCCAGCTGCCCGGCTTCCCGTTGCGGACTTTTAACAGCGCCACCTGCCATTGCGGATATCCTACGCCCGGCAGCCCTTCCTCCATGAGACTGGCCACCGGCGTGATCATCCACCGGGTGGTGCAAACAGTGTTCTCCACGCTGCGCGGACGGTGCCGGTGCAACAGGCAGGGCACCCCGCTTTTCTCTATGGCCAGCTGAAGACGTCGCAATGCAACAGGATGAATGTCCGGCGCCTCTCCCACCACAGCCGCCAGTGCATTACATTTCAGACATTCTTCCACTACCCATAACATCTCTTTCTCTGATACCAGGTCTATAAAAATGATCCTGTCCGGTACCAGGCAAAATGTTTTTAATCCCGGCGGAAACAGCGTCCGGTGGGCCCCTACCCATACCGCCATTTCCTGGCCTTTCATGATACGGCTCAGCAGCCCAGCCATGAACCCCAGCGTGGCCGCTGCCGTTTCACTATTATGACTAATGAATTCATGGGTGCCACGGAAAGGGAAACAATGCCCCGGAAATGCCGCATTCAAAGGGCCCAGGTCGGGATGATCATTGGAATGGGATGAAAATACAGTCCCCCCTGAAGAAAGAATTTCCCCTCTCAGCCTGGCTATCACCTCATTTCTTTCAGCTGACTGTTTCATATTTCAAAAAGTTGACTTATATTTGGCACTAATAATGCCAATACACCGGCAGTAATAATGCCAAAAAAATATGAAAGAACAAAATAATTTTTGGGCCGCTAACCTGAAATTTCTCCGTAACCGGAAAAAGATGACACAGGATGACCTGGCCACCGCCCTACAATTTACCCGTACCAAATTAAAGGCATTGGAAACCGGCGCCACCCGTAATCCTCCACTGGAGGACCAGGTGCTGATATCAGATTTTTTTAAGGTTGACATCGACACTTTTGTACGCCTCGACCTGTCCCAACTGGGAGAACTGCATCTGCGGGAACTGGAAGCCGGGGACATGAGTTATGTGACTGGAAAAAAGATGCGGGTGCTGGCCACCACCATCACACCAGACAACAAGGAACAGGTGGAAATGGTATCTCATAGCGTACAGGCCGGATACACCGCTGGCTATGCCGATCCGGATTATATCTCCAGCCTCCCCGTGTTTCATATGCCGCAGCTCCCGGCTGACCGGAAGTTCCGGATGTTCCCTGTTAAAGGAGAATCCATGCTGCCCGTTCCGGAAGGCGCTTATGTGATCGTAGAATATATACAGGACTGGTCTGCCCTGAAAGACGGCACTCCCTGCGTGGTGATCACCAAAAACGAAGGCATCGTTTTTAAAGTCGTTTATAACCGTATTCAACAAAACGGCCTGTTACACCTGGTGTCACTGAATCCGTTGTTCAAACCTTATGATCTTCCGGTAAGTGAAGTACTGGAAATGTGGAAATACCACAGCTACTGGACAAACACGGACTTGTCGCCACAGTCTGATATGGACGCTATTTTACAGGCATTGGGGAAACTGGATGCGAAAGTAGACAAGCTGGTGTCTAGCACGGACACCGTCAGCTAAAAGCAGCTGTTTGCATTCTGGCCTGGTAAATGCCGGGGTGACATCACATAAAAAAGAGGGTGCCTTTTGAGAC
This window of the Chitinophaga varians genome carries:
- a CDS encoding Y-family DNA polymerase; the encoded protein is MAVWFRHLAADRLALRYPGLRQQPFVLVAPERGRTVIRSVSREAGQLGILPGTVLADARAVYPDLLYYDEDPSQDKLLVSLAIWCYRFTPVTGIDGPDGLVLDISGCTHLWGGEDAYFENIVTRLQAGGYHVRAAIADTMAAAWAVARYGTTHPVIAPGGQAAVMRDLPPEALRLEQAITDRLRKLGLTQIGLFMDMPPAVLRRRFGVPVLERLGKVLGTIPEPLVPVQPPDPYVERLPCFDPIRTAPGIEVAIRKLLEAICQRLQQEEKGLRKARLLCYRTDGGLQQVEIGTNSPVRNLEHLFRLFELKIDTIEPNLGIELFVMEAPVVEGLTTQQERLWDLDTCGKKDAVTKLLDRLESRIGTAAIHRYLPEEHHWPERSIRQTNDVQEAATVAWPEHLVRPVSLLGAPVRIEVSAPIPDYPPMLFIHKGKIHKVVKADGPERIEREWWIEKGLQRDYYQVEDEEGGRYWLFRSGHYGEHKPEWFIHGYFA
- a CDS encoding ImuA family protein: MKQSAERNEVIARLRGEILSSGGTVFSSHSNDHPDLGPLNAAFPGHCFPFRGTHEFISHNSETAAATLGFMAGLLSRIMKGQEMAVWVGAHRTLFPPGLKTFCLVPDRIIFIDLVSEKEMLWVVEECLKCNALAAVVGEAPDIHPVALRRLQLAIEKSGVPCLLHRHRPRSVENTVCTTRWMITPVASLMEEGLPGVGYPQWQVALLKVRNGKPGSWQIMWDGQQFQPGGTESMEEQNIYIKAG
- a CDS encoding error-prone DNA polymerase → MGYTELQITTNFSFLRGASHPEELVEQAASLGYTAIAITDHNTLAGIVRAHAAARGKNIRIIPACRLDLQDGPPLLAYPTDRAAYGRLSALLSTGNLRTEKGKCELYKKDVYQYAEGIKFVMIPPPVLNGEFDFDVDFKRAAREYRQHFKSELYMAACWSYRGDDGKKLYRIAQYCEELHISMVATNDVYYHAPERRELQDVVTCVREKCTIHNAGFRLYQNAERYLKPIAEMRRLFRRYPQALACAQEIATACRFSLDSLEYVYPEEITTEGRTPQEELEMLTWQGATERFPDGVPQKVEHTIREELSFMARKNYAAYFLTVYDLVRFARSQDILCQGRGSAANSVVCYCLGITSINPQTVNLLFARFMSDARDEAPDIDVDFEHERREEVIQYVYAKYGRDRAGIVATVTQVHWKGAVRDVGKAMGLSMDAVDHLAKSGYEFTEEWMEGNTATSEGFKAKDPVLMKVLELTEQYIGFPRQLGQHTGGFVITQHQLSDLCPILNARMEGRTNIEWNKDDIEALGFLKVDVLALGMLTCIRKAFDLIKQHYGYHCTLANIPQKKKVYDMICRADTIGVFQIESRAQMSMLPRLKPRKFYDLVIEVAIVRPGPIQGDMVHPYLRRRNGEEPEDYPSEELKAILSRTKGVPLFQEQAMEIAMVAANFTAAEADGLRRSMATFKAHGQIAKWREKLVSGMVKKGYQQEFAERIFKQLEGFGSYGFPESHAASFALLVYVSCWIKCYFPDVFACALLNSQPMGFYAPAQIVTDARNHKVVVRPVDVNHSYWDNTLEEKAGEYHALRLGFRQVKGLGQGEMERLIAARTAPYVNIHSIMDAGVTLSTLERLADADAFRSMKMDRRRALWEVSALADRPHALFEGQPSESASEAPVRLPLMTPSEHVVQDYAAMALSLKAHPVSFVRRQLFKQNVLSIRELDQWPDGTPLRVAGLVLVRQRPGTASGICFITIEDETGSANLVAFAKIFERFRKEIVTSRLLMVEGKLQREGSVTHVVIKKCYNCNALLNQLSLPTDEEHLMNAPYSDNVPAAAKKPAPKMIQAELFPKGRNFK
- a CDS encoding XRE family transcriptional regulator — encoded protein: MKEQNNFWAANLKFLRNRKKMTQDDLATALQFTRTKLKALETGATRNPPLEDQVLISDFFKVDIDTFVRLDLSQLGELHLRELEAGDMSYVTGKKMRVLATTITPDNKEQVEMVSHSVQAGYTAGYADPDYISSLPVFHMPQLPADRKFRMFPVKGESMLPVPEGAYVIVEYIQDWSALKDGTPCVVITKNEGIVFKVVYNRIQQNGLLHLVSLNPLFKPYDLPVSEVLEMWKYHSYWTNTDLSPQSDMDAILQALGKLDAKVDKLVSSTDTVS